One Lycium barbarum isolate Lr01 chromosome 5, ASM1917538v2, whole genome shotgun sequence genomic window carries:
- the LOC132640238 gene encoding uncharacterized protein LOC132640238 gives MAEDLVLDTAIRDWVLIPLSVVMVLIGVLRYFVSKLMKGSSQVPDPKIVKEGQVIIRARNLRAAANYIPAKSFRARKVYYSNEENGLLYVPKGQAPNPQAQMFSDPNMAMDMMKKNLSMIIPQTLTFAWVNFFFSGFVAAKIPFPLTQRFRAMLQNGIDLSTVDVSYVSSRSWYFLNLFGLRGLFSLILGEENATDDTQRMMQMSGFGMDPSKTLGAEKDGLDIVQHDWALPKFEQRAEAVLRKLVK, from the exons atggcaGAAGATTTAGTATTGGATACAGCAATTAGAGATTGGGTATTAATTCCATTAAGTGTGGTTATGGTTTTAATTGGAGTACTTCGTTACTTTGTTTCTAAGCTAATGAAAGGTTCTTCTCAAGTGCCTGATCCTAAAATCGTCAAAGAAGG GCAAGTGATAATTAGGGCAAGGAATTTGAGAGCTGCGGCGAATTATATTCCAGCTAAATCGTTTCGTGCTAGGAAAGTTTATTACAGCAACGAG GAAAATGGATTACTATATGTTCCCAAGGGCCAAGCTCCGAACCCACAGGCACAAATGTTCTCTGACCCAAACATGGCTATGGATATGATGAAGAAGAATTTGTCAATGATAATTCCCCAG ACTCTTACTTTTGCATGGGTCAACTTCTTCTTCTCTGGGTTTGTAGCAG CAAAGATACCTTTTCCACTAACTCAGAGGTTCAGGGCCATGTTGCAAAATGGCATTGATCTAAGCACGGTTGATGTCAGTTATGTCAGCAGTCGCTCATG GTATTTCCTCAATCTGTTCGGATTAAGGGGTTTGTTCAGTCTCATTCTTGGAGAAGAAAATG cAACTGATGATACTCAACGCATGATGCAAATGAGCGGATTTGGTATGGACCCCAGCAAG ACTTTGGGAGCAGAAAAGGACGGATTAGATATCGTTCAGCATGATTGGGCGCTACCTAAATTTGAGCAACGAGCTGAAGCAGTCTTACGGAAACTTGTGAAATGA